In Micromonospora sp. WMMD980, the following are encoded in one genomic region:
- a CDS encoding rhodanese-like domain-containing protein produces the protein MCPGVDALLEQARAGLRRLTPHETVEAVRNGALLVDTRTEAQRREEGELPGAIVIDRTVLEWRLDPASEWRIPEAIGYDREIVVVCRQGYSSSLAAASLQTLGLRHATDMIGGVQGWREAGLPMSDRPADVRH, from the coding sequence ATGTGTCCGGGCGTCGACGCCCTCCTGGAACAGGCCCGCGCCGGTCTCCGCCGGCTCACCCCGCACGAGACCGTCGAGGCGGTCCGCAACGGCGCGCTGCTCGTCGACACGCGCACCGAGGCGCAGCGCCGCGAGGAGGGTGAGCTGCCCGGCGCGATCGTCATCGACCGCACGGTGCTGGAGTGGCGACTCGACCCGGCCAGCGAGTGGCGCATCCCGGAGGCGATCGGCTACGACCGCGAGATCGTGGTGGTGTGCCGGCAGGGCTACAGCTCCAGCCTGGCCGCCGCCAGCCTGCAGACCCTCGGCCTGCGGCACGCCACCGACATGATCGGCGGCGTGCAGGGCTGGCGCGAGGCCGGCCTGCCGATGTCCGACCGCCCGGCGGACGTGCGCCACTGA
- a CDS encoding dipeptidase, with amino-acid sequence MTTPIISESEVRAAVERELPGVRADLERLVRIPGIAFDGFDHSHVERSAEAVAELLRGCGLDTRIVRSGGQPAVIGTKAAPAGAPTVLLYAHHDVQPVGDLALWESDPFEPVERDGRLYGRGAADDKAGIMAHVAALRAFGDRLPVGVVLFVEGEEEYGSDSLERLLAEHRDDLASDVIVIADSTNWDVGVPALTTSLRGIVNCFVEVRTLDHAVHSGMFGGAVPDALTALVKLLGTLHDDAGDVAVDGLAGREGASVDYPEDRFRAEAGLVDGARLFGTGRITDRLWTKPALAILGVDAPTTGEAPNALVPAAKAKLSVRLAPGDDPKKAYAALSAHLERHAPWGAQVTVTFEHDGAPCVIDASGPMFDAARAAFRGAWDGTDPVDIGVGGSIPFIATFQEMFPGAAILVTGVEDPHARAHGPNESLHLGEFARVCLAEALLLAKVAEAGAGNRA; translated from the coding sequence ATGACCACTCCGATCATTTCCGAGTCCGAGGTGCGGGCCGCCGTCGAGCGGGAACTGCCCGGTGTCCGTGCCGACCTGGAACGACTCGTCCGCATCCCGGGCATCGCCTTCGACGGCTTCGACCACTCGCACGTGGAGCGCTCCGCCGAGGCGGTGGCGGAGCTGCTGCGCGGTTGCGGCCTGGACACCCGGATCGTCCGCTCCGGCGGCCAGCCGGCGGTGATCGGGACGAAGGCGGCTCCGGCCGGCGCGCCCACCGTGCTGCTCTACGCCCACCACGACGTGCAGCCGGTCGGCGACCTGGCGTTGTGGGAGTCCGACCCGTTCGAGCCGGTGGAGCGCGACGGCCGCCTCTACGGCCGGGGCGCGGCCGACGACAAGGCCGGCATCATGGCGCACGTCGCCGCGCTGCGCGCGTTCGGCGACCGGCTGCCGGTCGGCGTGGTGCTGTTCGTCGAGGGCGAGGAGGAGTACGGCTCCGACTCGCTGGAGCGGCTGCTCGCCGAGCACCGCGACGACCTGGCGTCGGACGTCATCGTGATCGCCGACTCCACCAACTGGGACGTCGGCGTGCCGGCGCTGACCACCTCGCTGCGCGGCATCGTGAACTGCTTCGTGGAGGTCCGCACGCTCGACCACGCGGTGCACAGCGGCATGTTCGGCGGTGCCGTCCCGGACGCGCTCACCGCGCTGGTGAAGCTGCTCGGCACGCTGCACGACGACGCCGGTGACGTGGCGGTGGACGGGCTGGCCGGGCGCGAGGGCGCGAGCGTCGACTACCCGGAGGACCGGTTCCGCGCGGAGGCCGGCCTGGTCGACGGCGCGCGGCTGTTCGGCACCGGCCGGATCACCGACCGGCTCTGGACGAAGCCGGCGCTGGCGATCCTCGGCGTCGACGCGCCGACCACCGGGGAGGCGCCGAACGCGCTGGTCCCGGCCGCGAAGGCGAAGCTGAGCGTACGGCTGGCGCCGGGTGACGACCCGAAGAAGGCGTACGCCGCGCTGAGCGCGCACCTGGAGCGGCACGCGCCGTGGGGCGCGCAGGTGACGGTGACGTTCGAGCACGACGGCGCGCCCTGCGTGATCGATGCCAGCGGGCCGATGTTCGACGCGGCGCGGGCGGCGTTCCGGGGCGCCTGGGACGGCACCGACCCGGTCGACATCGGGGTGGGTGGCTCGATCCCGTTCATCGCCACCTTCCAGGAGATGTTCCCGGGCGCGGCGATCCTGGTGACCGGCGTGGAGGACCCGCACGCCCGGGCGCACGGGCCGAACGAGAGCCTGCACCTGGGCGAGTTCGCCCGGGTCTGCCTGGCCGAGGCGTTGCTGCTGGCCAAGGTGGCCGAGGCGGGTGCCGGAAACCGCGCCTGA
- a CDS encoding GntR family transcriptional regulator, protein MLDPHLDRPLFRQLADALRDQIITGQLTPGSAVPSIKALEHRYGVSRETIRRALAALRVEGLVVAERGYGTRVVDEQPREQVKVPRGARVRSRMPTEAERAELGIEPGAVVPVLVVTLGGRVRGVYAADRVELTFS, encoded by the coding sequence GTGCTCGACCCCCACCTGGACCGGCCGCTCTTCCGGCAGCTCGCCGACGCCCTGCGGGACCAGATCATCACCGGCCAGCTCACACCGGGCAGCGCCGTGCCGTCCATCAAGGCGCTGGAGCACCGGTACGGGGTCAGTCGGGAGACCATCCGCCGGGCGCTGGCCGCGCTGCGCGTGGAAGGCCTCGTCGTCGCCGAGCGGGGCTACGGTACGCGGGTGGTCGACGAGCAGCCGCGCGAGCAGGTGAAGGTCCCTCGCGGCGCCCGGGTGCGGTCGCGGATGCCCACCGAGGCCGAGCGCGCCGAGCTGGGCATCGAGCCGGGCGCCGTGGTGCCCGTCCTGGTCGTGACGCTCGGCGGCCGGGTGCGTGGCGTGTACGCGGCAGACCGCGTGGAACTCACGTTCAGCTGA
- a CDS encoding helix-turn-helix transcriptional regulator encodes MTPNPLARQRRLSAALLKLRLDRGINHAELSRRSGISASVISRTENPFGDVHRRANLLSIRRLLDALEVPRGGPDWTRIEAYAEDALTGRWWDAPAHSRMGDGQRTWALVEAGASMIREYAGMLLPGLVQTPEYAHHRVLAVTGDGPITDTDAIVRGRMQRQRQSVGGGEANYELVLEEQAIRRRPVPADVMLKQLHHLLALIGAEHVSVRVVPLDSQQLADGYAPRAPYSHVSYPDMDDPPIVVVDNVTKALLVTEPEDVSGYAQLHLRLREAALSDADSAAYIREAADKLAATM; translated from the coding sequence GTGACCCCGAACCCGCTGGCCCGCCAGCGGCGGCTCTCCGCCGCGCTGCTGAAGCTGCGACTCGACCGCGGCATCAACCACGCCGAGCTGAGCCGGCGCAGCGGCATCTCCGCCTCGGTGATCTCCCGGACCGAGAACCCGTTCGGCGACGTGCACCGTCGCGCCAATCTGCTGTCCATCCGGCGGCTGCTCGACGCCCTTGAGGTGCCGCGCGGCGGGCCTGACTGGACGCGCATCGAGGCGTACGCCGAGGACGCGCTCACCGGCCGCTGGTGGGACGCGCCTGCCCACAGCCGGATGGGCGACGGGCAGCGCACCTGGGCGCTCGTCGAGGCGGGTGCGTCGATGATCCGCGAGTACGCCGGCATGCTGCTTCCCGGTCTCGTGCAGACTCCCGAGTACGCCCACCACCGGGTTCTCGCGGTCACGGGGGACGGACCGATCACCGACACCGACGCGATCGTGCGGGGCCGGATGCAGCGGCAGAGGCAGAGCGTCGGCGGTGGTGAAGCGAACTACGAGCTGGTCTTGGAGGAGCAGGCGATCCGCCGACGGCCGGTGCCCGCCGACGTGATGCTGAAGCAGCTGCACCACCTCCTGGCGCTGATCGGCGCCGAGCACGTCAGCGTGCGGGTGGTGCCGCTGGACTCGCAGCAGTTGGCCGACGGCTACGCCCCTCGGGCGCCGTACAGCCACGTGAGCTACCCCGACATGGACGATCCGCCGATCGTGGTGGTCGACAACGTGACGAAAGCGCTACTCGTCACGGAGCCGGAGGACGTGTCGGGGTACGCGCAGTTGCATCTGCGGCTGCGTGAGGCCGCACTGTCTGACGCGGACAGTGCGGCGTACATCCGCGAGGCGGCCGACAAGCTGGCCGCCACGATGTGA
- the ssb gene encoding single-stranded DNA-binding protein, producing the protein MQFSTIVGNLLTAPEWRRTTQSGTLVANFKVASTARRLDRDSGRWVDGNSLRVRVNCWRRLAEGVAASVALGDPVIVAGRLYTRDWTDEAGNHRTLYELEAVAVGHDLSRGRARFLRNQPRAATSSVEDAEAEQRVHGEATEAVPDELAPTTFDARPFDDDILPPEFGPARVGLTGALDRPAEPDPLDARPGEPGELGEGGDKLGAAEDDELGEVELPVDDGPGVAGPDGGGSAPGRRGRRRGTVSV; encoded by the coding sequence TTGCAATTCTCCACGATCGTCGGCAACCTGCTGACCGCGCCGGAGTGGCGCCGCACCACGCAGAGCGGCACGCTCGTGGCCAACTTCAAGGTCGCCTCGACCGCACGCCGCCTCGACCGGGACAGCGGTCGCTGGGTCGACGGCAACAGCCTGCGGGTGCGGGTGAACTGCTGGCGGCGGCTCGCCGAGGGGGTGGCGGCGTCGGTGGCCCTGGGCGATCCGGTGATCGTCGCCGGCCGCCTCTACACCCGCGACTGGACCGACGAGGCCGGCAACCACCGGACGCTCTACGAGTTGGAGGCCGTGGCGGTCGGGCACGACCTGTCCCGGGGGCGGGCCCGGTTCCTGCGCAACCAGCCGCGCGCGGCCACCAGTTCGGTCGAGGACGCCGAGGCGGAGCAGCGCGTGCACGGCGAGGCGACCGAGGCCGTGCCCGACGAGCTGGCCCCGACCACGTTCGACGCCCGGCCGTTCGACGACGACATCCTGCCGCCGGAGTTCGGGCCGGCGCGGGTCGGCCTCACCGGCGCGCTCGACCGGCCGGCCGAACCCGACCCGCTCGACGCCCGGCCCGGGGAGCCGGGGGAACTGGGTGAGGGGGGAGACAAGCTGGGCGCCGCCGAGGACGACGAGCTGGGCGAGGTGGAGCTGCCCGTCGACGACGGGCCTGGCGTCGCGGGGCCCGACGGCGGAGGGTCCGCCCCGGGGCGCCGCGGCCGACGGCGTGGCACGGTGTCCGTCTGA
- a CDS encoding DUF397 domain-containing protein encodes MSDPRFSNTTDPRFAAWEKSPESGGNEGCIYLSVAADGSGDVAVADSKAGADAPIQVYNRAEWTAFLAGAKAGAFDHI; translated from the coding sequence ATGTCCGACCCGCGATTCAGCAACACCACTGACCCGCGCTTCGCCGCGTGGGAGAAGAGCCCGGAGTCCGGCGGCAACGAGGGGTGCATCTACCTCTCGGTGGCGGCCGACGGATCGGGGGACGTGGCCGTGGCCGACAGCAAGGCCGGCGCGGATGCGCCGATCCAGGTCTACAACCGGGCGGAGTGGACGGCGTTCCTGGCCGGGGCGAAGGCCGGGGCGTTCGACCACATCTGA